DNA from Prionailurus bengalensis isolate Pbe53 chromosome X, Fcat_Pben_1.1_paternal_pri, whole genome shotgun sequence:
CAGGTCAGGGAAGTGGTGGGCAATGGCCCGGGATGGGGTGCGTGGGAGGACGCTGACTGGAACGGAGTCCGCAGTACCACCGCCCCGCCCCTGTCACAATGGGAGAGGCCTCTGGCAAGGCCTGCTGGGAAAATGGTGGGCTTTCGGGAAGGAGGGGGCGAGCGGGGCTAACAGGGTGCGGCGCGGTCCCCAGGGCCAGAGAGCCCCTCGACAAGCATAGGTGGGGGACCTGGGCCCCCAACTCAGGAAAAGGCAGTTATGGGAACCCGTGGCCAGGGTTTTGATCCAGCCACCAAGTGTGTTTACTCGACTCTGCCTTGTCTCCTATGAATAACTGTACTTAAAGAGGATCCTCAACATGGAAAAATCATGCAAAGAAAATGAGGAACAGCCAGAGAGCGCGCCCAAGACGGATGAGGAACGGCCTCCTGTGGAACACTCTCCCGTCAAGCAGTCTCCGGAAGAACCGTCTTCCGAGGAGCAGTCGTCAGAGGAGGAGTTCTTTCCTGAGGAGCTCCTTCCTGAGCTCCTTCCCGAGATGCTCGTGTCCGAGGAGCACCCTCCTCCGGAGCGCCTTTCTAGAAGGGACCTTTTTGAAGAGCGCCCTCCCATGGAGCAGCCTCCTTGTGGAGTGGGAAAACATAAGCTGGAAGAAGGAAGCTTCAAAGAGAGGCTGGCTCGCTCTCGCCCGCAATTTAGAGGGGACATACACGGCCGAAATTTGAGCAACGAGGAGATGATAAAGGTGGCAGAGgagatggaagaaatgaaaagagtaCGAAACAAATTAATGGTCATGCATTGGAAGGCGAGACGGAACCGTCCTTATCCTATTTAATGTGTTCGGCCTTTAATTGTTTCCCCTGATAGAAGGTTGCCACCTGaactttgtttgcattttctcatCTCATGCACTTTCCCCAtctcaattttaactttttgcGTGGCTTTATTTTAGGTGTTTTGCTTGTAACTGGCATAAAATTGGGTTTTCCCCACCTACAAGCTGCAAGTCTCCCTCTCACCCATTTGCATGAAAAGGTGTACATTATATATTGTGAagtgaaaacaattttcaaaaagtatatgTAGCatcccatttttgtaaaaaatgtatatttgtatattaatatgcaaagaaaaaactgaaagtaTATACTTAAATGTCTTAACAGTGGCTATCCATGTGGTAAGATAACAggtgttttggtttttcattttgcttaatgGGAGCTTCTCATTTTTCAAGACAaacatattttgcttttgttgaaaaaaacaatatggggaaaaatttaaaaactgtcaaTCAACTTATAAAGACAATgtggcacttaataaatacttgtcagAACTTTAAAGAATAGTAAATCCCATGTTTCCTTTAAATCTCTTaggcagaaaaataaaccagGTACTTCTACTTAAaggtcattctttttcttttttttttcttttttttttccaataatattattttaatcatcAATAATGAAAATTGAAACAATTGTTCAAAATacaatagtaaaataattattaatattttaataagaagttCTAACAagtattggtttcttttttttttttcagtgaactGGCACTTCCACATGACCTATCTCAAATTCTTTcataaatgattctttttttttaattaattaattaatttattttattttttatatatatatgaaatttattgaccaattggtttccatacaacaccccgtgctcatcccaaaaggtgccctcctcaatacccatcacccaccctcccctccctcccaccccccatcaaccctcagtttgttctcagtttttaacagtctcttatgctttggctctctcccactcttttttttcccccttcccctcccccatgggtttctgttaagtttctcaggatccacataagagtgaaaccatatggtatctgtctttctctgtatggcttatttcacttagcatcacactctccagttccatccacgttgctacaaaaggccatatttcattttttctcattgctacgtaatattccattgtgtatataaaccacaatttctttatccattcatcagttgatggacatttaggctctttccataatttggctattgttgagagtgctgctatgaacattggggtacaagtgcccctatgcatcagtactcctgtatcccttggataaattcctaggagtgctattgctgggtcatagggtaggtctatttttaattttctgaggaacctccacactgctttccagagcggctgcaccaatttgcattcccaccaacagtgcaagagggttcccgtttctccacatcctctccagcatctatagtctcctgatttgttcattttggccactctgactggcgtgaggtgatacctgagtgtggttttgatttgtatttccctgataaggagcgacgctgaacatcttttcatgtgcctgttggccatccagatgtcttctttagagaagtgtctattcatgttttctgcccatttcttcactgggttatttgtttttcgggtgtggagtttggtgagctctttatagattttagatactagccctttgtccgatatgtcatttgcaaatatcttttcccattccgttggttgccttttagttttgttggttgtttcctttgctgtgcagaagctttttatcttcataaggtcccagtaattcacttttgcttttaattcccttgcctttggggatgtgttgagtaagagattgctatggctgaggtcagagaggtcttttcctgctttctcctctaaggttttgatggtttcctgtctcacatttaggtcctttatccattttgagtttatttttgtgaatggtgtgagaaagtggtctagtttcaaccttctgcatgttgctgtccagttctcccagcaccatttgttaaagaggctgtcttttttccattggatgttctttcctgctttgtcaaagatgagttggccatacgtttgtgggtctagttctggtgtttctattctattccattggtctatgtgtctgtttttgtgccattctttttctatttaaataggAATAATGCTGGATTTACAAGGCTGCTGTGGAACCAAATGAAGATCCTAGAGCTCTATGGTTTTCCTCCACCTGCATATGCAGGACCCCCAACCCCTATAAGATACCCTTCAAATATTCAGTGGATAGAACCCAAAGAAGGTTTCACTTACACTCACAAATAATTCCTGTGAGATTCCAGGTGAATGACACATTCTATTTCTGTCCTGCTATTCCCTTCCCTTGGACACTGCCACATCTACTGGGAATAGCTGCCTTTTTCCCTGGGTCTTGGTCCTTCCATGACCCCCACCACAGCCAAGGTGCCTGGGTCCTCCAGTTGCAAAGCTTCACTGATTTCTCTGGAGTCCCTCTGGGGCAAAGCTGAACTCAGTCTCCTACAGGTAAATGGAGAATGCCCCTCCTTCGGTTTTAATATTATACAGGTGCATATCATCCCAGTGCTGCTTAAACCTCaatgttttaaagaattcttaGCAAAATTGTCCCTTTTTTTCTGAAAGCCTCTCGTTTCTACACTGGATTCAAACATGAGTTCACTGAGACCTGGGCTAGGAGACAAACTTGCAAGCCAGACACAATGCTATGTATTCAGAATTGGAATCTCTCCCAATAATCTCCAAAAATGACTAAGGTTTTAAGTACCTAATATTTGCCTTAGGGTGAGTTCCCTCCCAAGGGTTTCTGGCAGGCTTCCCTTAACCAAGTCAGCTGACTTGCTCAACTTGTATAAATTAGAGAGGAAGGTAAGACTTAGCCTCAAGTTAGGACATttcccctctaccccacccctcaTCACCAAGAAACATTCAAAAGTACTTTGTAAGTCATTGAAGTATTAtctatgtgtatgcatatacatatatatgcctgTGTGTATCAGATATTATGATTTCTCAAACTACCCTCATAACatctaagattttgttttattgttcctGTTGATTCTAGAAACATGGATAGTggttaattttttgaagttatgACCCAGTCATGAACCCTGAGTTTGTCTGATTGACTATGTAGCTTCAGTATGTTCACTTCTCTAGAAAGTATGATTTGCAGTTCCAAAAGGATCACTGTGGGGAGGAATTCCTTCACCAAAttcaacattaaaattatttacatattttatatatcagcatttctcttataaaaaatgcaaagacTGGGCTCTACCCCAGACCCactgcatttccttttctgtcaatTACCACACAAGTTATAGAACCACTGCTATATGCAGCATACTCCTGGTTTTAGtaagaataaattataatataaaagagAATGCAGATTATTGTATCAGAATTTAAAAGGGTgaaaggcttggggcgcctggctgcctctGTCCGGTTAAGTGACCTACTCTTGGtaggtctcacagttcatgagttctagccctgcatctggcagtgtggagcctacttaggattctctctctctgcccctcccctgctcatgctgtgtctctctctctcaaaatacacttttttaaaaaagtgaaagcCTTGTCCAagcatatttttaagaaactaaaaacaggggcgcctgggtggcgcagtcggttaagcgtccgacttcagccaggtcacgatctcgcggtccgtgggttcgagccccgcgtcaggctctgggctgatggctcagagcctggagcctgtttcggattctgtctccctctctctctgcccctcccctgttcatgctctgtctctctctgtcccaaaaataaataaaacgttgaaaaaaaaaaaattaaaaaaaaaaaaaaaaaaaaaaaaaaaaaaaaagaaactaaaaacaacctTATCAATTTTACTACATAAGATAaagaatttggggcgcctgggtggctcagtcggttaagtgtccaacttcagctcaggtcatgatctcacagtctgtgagtttgagccccacatggagctctgtgctgacagctcagagcctggagcctgcttcagattctgtgtctccctctctctctgccgctcccctgctcatgctctgtctctctctgtctcaaaaataaatgaaaacattattttttaaaaacaaaaatatatagaattcttGCAGTGAAGCAAGACTATACACAGAATGAAAAGCTAAGAGGACAATAAAATAACAAGATAGATTTTCCATGACTGACATTATGGAATGCCTTGCATTCCTTTCTTCCAATATGAGAAAAATGcatcaaaagtaaatttaaagttGTTTGGTAATCAGCTCACAAAATGGTAAGCCAGCCCTGTGCCcttgacttttcttttgtttttatttttcactgtatgTTGCCATTTGGGGGGGATCTTCATGTCTCCAGACCATTCTTCAAGGTCATGGCAGCTTGATGGATGCTGGTTGGGCTGGATTCCATTGGAGTGAAATAAGTTTCCAGAGGCTCACTGTACCAGTTTGATAAGACAGGAAGAATCCAACTCTCTGGCTTTCAGAGGGGTGGCATTCAGGCAGGATGTGGAAGGGTTCATCCAAGTCACACTCCTCTGCAGGGTACATCTGATTTTGGTTTCTCTGCTCCAGGCTGCAGCAGGCACCAGACCCTCTGAGGCTGATGGCCAGATTGTCCTGGACATACTTACCTGGGGGGCAACAACTGTCCCCATTGCCAAGTCAGAACACTTtgcctttccttcattttccctttctcttttgggGAACTTTTTTTAGGGGAAGAGATAAAGTCCCAAGGATTCATAAGTGGAAACATTGGTTGGGATAATCTTTAAGTAGGCAGATGTCCAACCTGGGTCTGACCAAGTAACTTGAGGCTGAAGCAGAAGGAGCTGGCTCTTCTCTGAGTTTAATAAGTTAGCCTTTCCATAAATGGGATTAGACCTCAGACAAGACCTCAAGCATCCTTCTTCTACCTACGTTGTGTAGACTCCCCAAGGGGCCTCAGACATGCCCCAGCCTGTTTTGGTGATTCTGCAGTGAACATTGCTCTGTATATGTAGTGCCTCTGATGTCTGTGTCATCCTAGGCCCAGAGGCAGAGGAGACTCCAGGTAAAGGGAATTTTCAAAGGCATGTGGTCCAACCACTTAGGAGAAAAGGGGGTTCACCTCCTGTGTGAGTACCCCTATGCATTTTAGGACCTCCTCATGACTTGGGGGCCAGGGGCATTGGTGGTAGAGGTTCAGCAGCATCTACAGCCTGGTTCTCTGAGTCTCTTAACCACCTCCATGCCCAAACAGAAGGCTAGTATTTCAATCACATATCCAAGAAGCAACTTGCCTGGGCAACCCCACAGCAAAAAGCATTGAGGACTCTGGCCCCTAGAGAAAGCCCTCTTTTAACCAGAATGATCTGGCTTTTAGGACACAGTGCTTGAGAGTGGGAGCCCATCTGGTGAGGTAGCATTGAGAGATCAGGTTCGGGCTCCTTGTAAAACACCCAGAGATCCCTTCCTCTTCCATTCAGAAATACTAACCCAAactcaattatttttatgaataagaaatacaattatacaaaaaaagaaaattacacagaTAAATAAGAGACAGATCCTGTGTTCTAATTCATATTTGTTAGAATCAAATTCTGCATTCTCCCCACTCTATACactccaatttattttttaattaattaatttaaagtaagctctaccccaatgtagggcttaaaactcacaaccctgaggtcaagagtctcatgttccaccaactgagccagctaggcatccCACACTACCTCCAATTTAGATTGTAGTTTTTCAGGCCTTAGGGAATAATTGATTTAGAGTTAATAAGTATTGTAAGCTTGTGCATTTGGGTGAGTTTTTACATTATTATCTTTCTCCAGTTGGAAATGTACACTAGGAAGTTAGATGTAAGTGTCTAGAGTTTGGAAAAGAAATTGGCATGGAAATATGGATTGTGGCTGGTGGTACCTGATATTTAGTAAAGACCacttgaatatttattgaattgaatgaatgaagagccCGATTATTGAATGAAGAACCCAATTATATATCCTTCTAACTTTTtctatgaatatgtatttttcaaacagAAGTGTGATTGTACTGAATGTACTGATTCATAacttatatgtaaaaaaaatgaacgttttctttaaatctctttaCCAAGACAATATTGGTTTTAAAtagtatggttttattttttttaattgtcaatatttatttatatttgagagaaagagaaacacagcatgagtggaggaggggaagagagagacggagacagaatccaaaggaagctccaggctctgagctgtcagcacagagccccatgccagtctcaaacccatgagtggtgagatcatgacgggagctgaagtcagaggcttaactgactgagcacctaggcgccccttaaataataTTAGAAACTAGAAGTAAGCACGCCATCTGGTGACCAGAGCCAGAACTATGAGTTCAACACCACTaacaaaggagagagggaaggagagaaactaTTGGCTTGATATGAGGGAGGGGAATACCTCAACCCTGATTCACACTGGAATGACACAGTATCAGACTCTTCCTGGGGGCTGAGGTGGCACAAGAAGCAACGTATGCTTAGATGGTTTTTCCCTGTCTCAAGTCAAGATaagtatatgtgtgcatgtgtccaTGTGTTTAAACTAAAAAGTCTTatactattttcactttttttctgattgtgGAAGTTATATGTTCCTACTAGaaaatgcatatgcatatgtagaaaagtagaaaaggaaagataaattaCCTATAATTCCCCTATCTAGGAGAAATAATTGTTAATATTGATGTATATTTACTTATTGTGTGTATATCTCCTTTTATGTACTCtatcaatttactttttaaatataatgtgtattattttacctatttatatattatacattcaaATACTTTTatctgttatttatatatttgtagttATATCttatagcatatattttatttattcctttatttttctttgcacatATGCCATGACATTCATCTATATGGGTATTCTATTAACCACACCCTTTGATGGTGATGTCTATAAGGAAGATAAAATTGTTCTCTTTGATCTCAGAGGCCTATGTCTGAAGGCCACATGAATGGACAGGTCCCCCAAAGAGCATAATGTAGAGGAAAGAACACCAGCTTTGTTTGGAGTTGgggaaagaaattcaaaatgatcaAGAAACTACTTTGGGCCAGGTACTTTATATTTGGGATCTTCTTTAGTCATTACAACTCATTGAGGAAAACATTATTACCTTAttatatatgaagaaactgaagctcaaaaaaTATGGATCACACAGCCAATAAGTGGAAGAATCTAGATTTGAACTCAAATGTGTCTGACTCCTAAGTCAGAACTCTTAATATTATGTCTTACTGACTCCTAAAATTTCACACcttctttcttattgctgagtcTAATGGTATTCATCTTTGGATGTCAGAAAAGTTGGGAACACTCCTCTAGTCTCATGGCCCACCCTTGTTGAGCTTGAATTTTTTGCTACAAgcataagtttttttaaaaaaatatttttttagtaatctctacactcaatgtggggctcaaactcatgatcctgagatcaagaatcgcatgctcttccaactgagctacccaggtgcccctacaaacaTGCTTTTGTAATcacaaaaattaataaggaattatgtctttcaaaatctttcttttttaagtttatttatttattttgagagagagagagaaagtgtgtgtgtgtgtgtgtgtgtgagcaggggagggacagagagagatagagaaagagaaaatcccaagcaggctctacactgtcagcacagagcccgatgaggggctcgaagtcacaagctgtgagatcatgacctgagcaggaactaagagtcggacgtttaacaggctgagccacccaggcatccctcaaaacctttttttttttttttaattttttttttcaacgtttatttatttttgggatagagagagacagagcatgaacgggggaggggcagagacagagggagacacagaatcggaaacaggctccaggctctgagccatcagcccagagcctgacgcggggctcgaactcacagagcgcgagatcgtgacctggctgaagtcggacgcttaaccgactgcgccacccaggcgccccgcaaaaccttttttaaaaatctcaaggaATATTAAATGGCACAAGAGAAATtgagatgaa
Protein-coding regions in this window:
- the TCEAL1 gene encoding transcription elongation factor A protein-like 1, with amino-acid sequence MEKSCKENEEQPESAPKTDEERPPVEHSPVKQSPEEPSSEEQSSEEEFFPEELLPELLPEMLVSEEHPPPERLSRRDLFEERPPMEQPPCGVGKHKLEEGSFKERLARSRPQFRGDIHGRNLSNEEMIKVAEEMEEMKRVRNKLMVMHWKARRNRPYPI